Within Kutzneria chonburiensis, the genomic segment CGGCCCGCAGACCGCCGACGACCTGGCCGCGGCCACCAGCGTCGACCCGGACGCGCTGTACCGGGTGCTGCGCTGCTGCGCCGCCGCCGGCATCTTCGCCGAGACTGAGGGCCGCACCTTCGCCCACACGCCGGCCTCGGACGCGCTGCGGATGGACGTGCCGGACACCATCCGGGACATGTTCCTGTTCGCCTCGGACATGATGATGTGGCGCCCGTACGAGGACGTGCTGCACACCGTGCAGACCGGCGAGACCGCCTTCGACCACGTCTTCGGGATGTCGTTCTTCGAGTTCCTCAAGGCCAACCCGGACCGCAGCGCGCTGTTCGACCGGGCCATGATCCAGAACCGCTACCCGGCGACCAACCAGATCCTGGACGAGTTCGACTTCGGCCGGTTCCGCAAGATCGCCGACGTCGGCGGGGGCAAGGGCCAGTTCCTGGCCGACATCCTCACCCGCTTCCCCGAGTCCACCGGTGTGCTGTGCGACCTGCCGCACGTGGTGGTGGACGCGAAGCCGGTGTTCGAGGCGGCCGGTGTGGCCGAGCGGGTGGAGATCGTCGACACCGACTTCTTCGCCGAGGTCACGCCGGGCTGCGACGCGTACCTGATCAAGCACGCCATGCACAACTGGAACGACACCGACGCGGCCCGCATCGCCCGCACCATCCGCACCGCCATCGGCGACGACCAGAACGCCCGGCTGCTGATCGTGGACATGGTGCTGACCGCGCCGGGCGGCTGGGACATCGGCAAGCTCACCGACATCGAGATGCTGGCCGCGCTGGGCGGCCGCGAGCGCAGCGCCGACGAGTGGCACCGGATGCTGGCGGCCGAGGGCTTCGAGCCGGCCAACGACCCGCAGCCGGGCAACCTGGCCATCCTCGAATACCGGGCGAAGTCGTGAAGGCGCCCGGAAAGAAGGCGATCGTCGTAGGCGGCGGCATCGGCGGTCTGTCCGCCGCTGCCGGCCTGCACCGCATCGGCTGGGACGTCACGGTTCTCGAGCGGCACGACACGCTGCGGGAGATCGGCGCCGGCATTTCGCTGATGCCCAGCGCGCAGAAGGCCCTCGATCAGCTCGGCGTCGGCGACGAACTGCGCGCGATCGCCGCGATCGTGCCGCCGCCGGGCGTGCGCGCGCCGAACGGCCGGCGGATCATGCACGGCATCGACCCGCTGGTCATGCAGCAGCGCGGTCTGGTGTCGGTGGCCCTGCTGCGGGCCGACCTGCTGTCGGTGATCGGTTCGGCCGTGCCGACGGCGTCGGTGATCACCGGGGCCGAAGCCACCAAGGTCACCGAGGACGGCAGCGTCGCCTACACGAAGGGCGACGATCACCTGAGCCTGCAAGGTGATCTGGTCGTGGTGGCCGACGGCATCAGCAGCCGGCTGCGCCGCCAGCTCTGGCCGGACGCGCCCGCGCCGTCCTACAGCGGGCACAGCGTCTGGCAGGGCGCGACCTCCCGTCCCGTCCCGCACCCCGAGTTCAGCGGCAACACCTGGGGCCGTGGCCACCAGTTCGGGCGGATGCCGCTGGCCGGCGGCCGGGTCGGCTGGTACGCCGTGGCCAACACCCCGGCCGGCACCCGCTACGACGACGAGCACGCGGAAGTGCTGCGCCGCTTCGGTTCCTGGCACGACCCGATCCCGGAGATCATCCGGGCCACCGAGGTCGTGCTGCACCACGACAGCAACGAGCTGCGGACCCCGCTGTCCACCTTCGTGCAGGGCCGCGTCGCGCTGCTGGGCGACGCCGCGCACCCGATGACCTCGGACATCGGTCAGGGTGCGTGCCAAGCCATCGAAGATGCCGTGGTGCTGTGCGCGCACCTGCAACGCGCCAACGATCTGCCGACCGCGCTGAAGCAGTACGACGAACAGCGGCGGCCGCACACGTGGAAGATCACCGAGGCCTCGCACAGCATGGGCAAGATGACGATGCTGGAACACCCCCTTGCCGTGCTGCTGCGGGACCGGGTGGCCGGAATTCTGCCCTCGGGCCCGGCGGTGAAGGCGACGGCTGACGTCGGTGGCTGGCAGCCCCCGACCCTGGACGTCAATGGAGGCGGCAAGTGATCCTGGTTCTCGGTTCCACCGGCAACGTCGGCCGGGAGCTGGTGGCGCAGCTGGTCGCCGCCGGCGAGTCCGTGCGGGCGTTCACCCGCACGCCGGAGAAGTTCCCGTCACTGCCCGGCTGCGAGGCTGTCGGCGGCGATCTCGACGACACGAACACCCTGTCCGCCGCCATGGAAGGCGCGGACAGGGTGTTCGTGGCGGTGCCGGCCGGCCCACATTCGTCCACACAGGACGCCAACGTGGCCGAGGCCTTGACGGGGAGCAAGGTTCGCCACGTGGTGAAACTGTCCTCATTGGACGTGCTGCCGCCGGTCGACAACCTCTACGCCGAACTGCTGGCCGCGGGGGAGCGGAGCCTGCGCGAGTCCGGCGTACGGTGCACGGTGCTGCGGCCGACCGGGTTCATGACGAACGCGTTCCAGTGGCTGCATTCCGTGAAGTCCCAACGAACCGTGTACGGCATGTACGGCACCATCGCCCGTGCGCTGATCGACCCCGCCGACATCGCCGCGGTGGCGGTGCAGATGCTGCGCTCCGAGGACGGCGACAACGAGATCCACGCCCTCACCGGACCCCAGCCGCTGACCATGCCGGAGCAGGTGGCGATCCTGGGTTCCGTGCTGGGCGAGGAGATCAGCTACGTCGACGCGCCACCGGAAACCGTGGGCGAGGCGATGAAACAGGCCGGTATGGACGCCGATTTCGTGGCCGGCATGCTCACCGCGCTCGGGAACACCGATCCCGAGCGCGGTGGCGTCGCACTGCCGACGGTCGAACGGATCACCGGTCGACCGCCCACCTCGTTCGCGGCCTGGCTGACCAGCAACGTCAGCCGCTTCCGCTAGCGGCCGCCGGCGGTCCGGACGACCTCGCCGGTGACGTTGCCGTTGGCCTCGGAGCCGAGGAAGACGATCAACCGCGCGATGTCCTCCGGATCGCTGAGCCGGCCGCTCGGCGTGATGGACAGCTCGTGGTCGGCCATGCCCTTGGTGATCGGGCTGGCCGCCATCGCCTCGTAGGCGCTCTCGGTCAGGGTGAGCCCCGGCGCGACCACGTTGACCAGCACGCCGCTGCCCTCGCCGCCCCACATCGCGCCGCGGGCGAAGCCGTGCATGGCCGCCTTGGACGCGCTGTAGATCTCCGAGCCGGGCAGTCCGTTGTGCGCGGTGGTGGAGGACAGGATCACGATCCGCCCCCACTTCCGCTCCCGCATGCCCCGCAGCGTCAGCTGGGCGGTGCGGATGGTGCCGTCGACGTTGGCCCGCAGCCGCGAGCCCCACTCCTCGGCCTCGGTGTTCTCGAACGTGGGCGTGGTCGCCGGGTCCTCCCACGTGAAGTACAAGGCGTTGGCCACCAACACATCCACGCCGCCCCAGCGGTCGTCGACCGCGTCGACGGCGGCGTCGATCGAGCCCATGTCGCGCAGGTCGTACGGGACGGCGAAGGACCGCTCCTCGCCGCCCAGCTGCGCGACCACCTTGGCCGCCTCGTCGGCGGCCGAGTTGTACGTGATGGCGACCTTCGCCCCTTCGGCCCCGAACGCCAGGGCCACGGCCTTGCCGATGCCCCGGGTCGCCCCGGTGACCAGAACTCTGCGGTCCCGCAAACCAAGATCCATGTGCCGCGCCCCTCGTCGTAGCCGCGCGGCCCGACCGGGCCGCTCATAGTAGAAAGTATACTAGTCGACGAGCGGGCACTAGCCGCGGCCGAGCACCATGGCGCTCTGGAAGCCACCGAACCCGCTGCCCACGCACAGCACCGCGTCCGTCTTGTGCTCACGGGCGGTCAGCGGCACGTAGTCGAGGTCGCACTCGGGGTCACGGGTGCGAAGATTGGCCGTCGGCGGCACCACCTGCCGTTGCAGCGCCAGCGCGCACGCCGCCACCTCGATCGACCCGATCGCGCCGAGCGAGTGCCCGACCATCGACTTGATCGAACTGACCGGCACCTTGTAAGCGTGGTCGCCCAGCGACCGCTTGAACGCCGCGGTCTCGTGCCGGTCGTTCTGCTTGGTGCCGGAGCCGTGCGCGTTGATGTAGTCCACATCGGTCGGGTCGAGCCGGGCCCGGTCCAGCGCCACCCGGATCGCCTCGGCCATCTCCCGCCCGTCCGGCTTGAGGCCGGTCATGTGGAAACCGTTGGCCCGGTTGGCGAAACCGGAGATCTCGGCGTAGATGCGGGCGCCACGCCGCAGCGCCGCCTCCCGTTCCTCCAGCACCAGCACGGCCGAGCCCTCGCCCAGCACGAATCCGTGCCGGTCGGCGTCGAACGGCCGGGACGCGGTCGACGGGTCGTCGTTGTCGGCCGAAGTCGCCTTGATCGCGTCGAAACAGGCCGACGTGATGGGGGACAGCGGGGCGTCCGTCGCGCCCGCGATCACCACGTCGGCACTGCCCTCGGCGATCAGCTGCACGCCGTGCCCGACCGCGTCGAGCCCGGACGTGCAGCCGGTGGACACCAACGTGACCGGTCCCTCGGCGTCGACCTCCCACGCCACTTCGACGGCGAGCGTGCTCGGCACCATGTAGCCGTACAGGTGCGGCACGCCGTAGCTGTGGTCGACCAGCCAGCGCTGCCCGGCGTCGGACAGCACGGCGTACTCCTCCTCCAGGCCCATCGTGCAGCCGACCGCGCTGCCGATGCTGACGCCGATCCGCTCCGGCGACAGGCCGCCGAGCTCGATCCCGCTGTCGGCCAACGCCTCGCGCGTGCAGACGATGGCGAACTGGGCCGCCCGGTCCATCCGCCGGATCTGCTGCGGGGACAGGCCGGCGGCGGCCGGGTCGAAGTCGCACTCGGCCGCGATCCGCGAGCGGAAACCGGTCGGGTCGAACAGGCTGATCGTCCTGGTCGCGGTGCGACCGGCGGTCAGCAGGTCCCAGAACGCCTCGCGGCCGATGCCGCCGGGCGCGACCACGCCGATGCCGGTGATGACCGCGCGGCCGGTCATCGGCCGCCCTCGGGCTGACCCACCGGCGTGTGCGGGATCTCCGGGTTGGGCACGGCCTCGGTGTCCACGTGGCCGAGATCGGGCCGAGGGCCAGCGGCGACAGATGGAACACCGCGTGCGCCTCCTCCTGTCCGATATTGACCAGGCGGTGCCGCACCCCGATCGGCACCAGCAGCGAGTCACCGGGACCCAGCGGCACCTCGACGTCGTCCAGGGTCATCGTCAGCGATCCCGTGACGACGTGCAGGAACTCCTCGGAGTACGGGTGGTAGTGCTCGGCCACGAACTCGCCGACGCCCAGCCGCAGCACCCCGCCGAAGCCCGACGTGCACCCGACCGTCTTGGGGCTGAGGGTCACTCGCAGATCGCCGCCGCGCCGCTTGTTGGGCACGCAGTCGTCCGCGGCGATCTTGAGCTCTCGGGAAGTCGTCACAGGACCCTCCCGTCGGCCGGCGTCCACACGTAGAACGGGGAAGCCATGGCGTCCTTGGGTTCCTTCCAGTTGGGGTCGTACGGCGAGATGTACTTGCCGAGCTTGGTGTTGATGTCCTTGTACAGCGGCGTGCTGCGGGCCTTGTACAGGTCCGGGTTGATGTCGGCGTCCGCCTCGACCAGGTGGAAGTACAGGTCGTGGAAGGCGAACAGGGTCCGCCGGGACACGCCGATCAGGTGGGGCAGCTCGGTGTTGTCGGACTCGGCGAACACGTCGGCGACGGCGGACGCGTCGGCCGCGTCCATCCTGGCCACGATGAGGGTGCGATGCATCGTGTCTCCTGTGGGGGACGGGATTTCCTTGCGACGATGGCAGATCGGCCTGGGAGCGGACTGGGGCCGATCTGGAATCACCAGTCGGTCTGCTTGCCGTGCCGGAGAAAGGCGCCGGTGGGCCCGTCATCGGGCAGCTGGGCCGCGTCGACGATGTCGGCCGAGGCGTCCCAGGCCGAACGGTGCGCCTGCGGGGCCATCCGGGTCTTCACCAGTCCGGGATTGACCGCGTTGACCAGCACCCCGGTGCCTTTCGTGGCGGTGGCCAGCAGCTGCATGACGCCGTTGACCGCGGTCTTGGACAGCGAATAGGCCGGCGCGCCGGGGAACAGGCCGTTGGTGAACGAGCCGGTGCCGCTGGACACGAACACCACCCGGCCCCAGCCCCGCTCGACCATCGCCGGCACGAACGCCTGCGAAACCCGAAGCGCGCCAAGGGCATTGACGGTGAGATGCCGGTGCACCACGTCGATCGGCACGGTCAGCGGGTCGTAGCCCTGGTCCGACATGATGCCGGCGTTGTTGACCAGCACGTCCACCGGTCCGGCCAGCTTGACCGCCCGCTGCACGCTCTCGTCGTCGGTGACGTCGAGCTCGATGCCGGTCGCGCCGTCGCCCAGCTCCTCGGCCACGTCCCTGGCGTCGCGGCCGTCCCGGCCGGCGACCACCACCCGCAGCCCCAGTCCGTGCAGCCGCCGGGCCACGGCCCGGCCCAGTCCCCGATTCGCGCCCGTGACCAGCGCCGATCGTGCGGTGTCCACCATGCCGACATGGTGGCGACGGCCGGTTGTCGGCCGCTGGGCGCGACCACCAGCCCGGCCCGATCCTGGCCCCATCCGCCGCTGCGACGGTGGCCGGGCGAGGTCCGCTGGCCTGGGAGGACGAGACAGATGCGCGTGTTGTTCACGACCTGGGCCTGGCCGTCGCACCTGGCCGCGATGACCCCGCTGGCCTGGGCGTTCCAGTCCGCCGGGCACGAGGTCCTGGTGGCCGTGCAGCCCTCGCTGCTGCCGACGGCGGCGAAATGCGGCCTGTTGGCGCACCCCATCGGCGATGACGTCGACTCGGTGGCCATGGTCCGCCAGTACGTACTGCCCTCGGCTGCCGGCGGCACTGCGCCGAGTGGCGGCGGCAAGGGACCGCGCGCCCTCCAGATGTTCCTGGCCCACACCGAGGCGATGACCGACGATCTGGTCGAGGTGACCCGCCGCTGGGCCCCTGACTTCGTCGTCTTCGACACCACGACGTGGGCCGGCCCGATCGCCGCGGCGGCGGCCGGCGTGCCGCCGGTTCGACACCTGTACGGGCCGGATCTGTTGCTGCGAGCCGGAAACCTGCTGCCCGAGCTGCTGGCCCCGATCGCCGATCGGCACGGCGTGTCGCACGTCGACCCGATGGCCGCGGTGGCCGTCGACCCGACCCCGCCGAGCCTGCGCTTCCCGGGCGGCGGCGACCGGATCACCATGCGCCACTTGCCGTTCACCATCGACAGTCGTCGGATCATCGACCCGCCCCCGGACACCGGCAAGCCCAGGGTGCTGGTCAGCTGGGGACACACCATCGCCAAGCTGGATCCCGCGCTGTTCCCGGTCGGCGACATCGTCCGCGGCCTCAAGGGCCTGGACGTCGTGGTGGCAATCTCGGCGGCGCAACGGGATCTGCTCGGCCCGCTGCCCGACGGCGTCACGGTGGTCGAAGACGTGCCGCTGGATCTGTTGCTGCCGCAGTGTCAACTTCTGATCGGCCATGGCGGCGCTGCGACTGTCCTAACCGGACTGGCGCACGGGGTCCCGCAGCTACACGTGCCCCAGCTCCCCGACCACGCCGGCCATTCTGGCCGGGTGGAGGCGGCCGGCGCCGGCATCGTGCTCACCAGGGACGAGGCCGTGACGGGAGCGCTGCGCGTCGAGGTCGAGGAACTCCTTGCCGGCGAACGGGAACGGGACAACGCCCGCCGGATCGCCGCCGAGATCGCCGCGTCGGCCACGCCGGCCGAGGTGGCCCGATCCCTGGTGGCGGCGGCGGAATCGGCCACCATCGGCCTTGGATCGGCCCCACAGCCGGCTGCCACACACTGACGCCATGTGCGGCATCACAGGATGGGTCGACTTCGAGCGGGACATGCGACTTGAGACGAGCACCGTGCGCACGATGGCCGCCACCATGGCCAATCGCGGGCCGGACGCCGAGGGCGTGTGGGCGGACCGGCACGCGGCGCTCGGCTACCGTCGGCTGGCGGTGATCGACATCCCCGGCGGCAACCAGCCCATGGTGGCCGAGGAGTCGGGCCAGGTGCTGGCCGTGCTCGCCTACAACGGCGAGGTGTACAACTTCCGAACGCTGCGAACGGAACTGGAAGGCCGCGGCCACCGGTTCCGCACCGCCAGCGACACCGAGGTGGTGCTGCGGGCCTACCTCGAGTGGGGCGAGGACTGCGCGGAGCGCCTCGAAGGCATGTACGCCTTCGCGGTCTGGGACCCGCGCAACGACACGCTGCTGCTGGCCCGCGACCGGCTCGGCGTGAAACCCCTGCTGTACGCCAAGACCGGCAACGGTGTGGTGTTCGGCTCGGAGGCCAAGGCGCTGCTGGCCCACCCGCAGATGGACGCCGTGGTCGACGCCGAGGGCCTGGCCGAGCTGCTGGGCTACATCGCCACTCCGGGCCACGCCGTCTACCGCGGCATGCACGAGGTCCAGCCGGGACACGTCGTCACGGTCAAGGCCGGCCGGATCACCGCGCGGCGCTACTGGTCGCTGCCGGCCATGGAGCACACCGACGACTGGGACACCACGGTGTCCACGGTCCGCGAGCTGCTGGCCGAATCGGTGTCCGCCCACCTGGTCTCCGACGTGCCGCTGTGCACGCTGCTGTCCGGCGGCCTGGACTCCAGCGCGATCGTCGCCCTGGCCGCGAAGGCGACCGGCGCCAAGCCGACCACCTTCGCCGTCGACTTCGAAGGCCACGAGAAGCGGTTCCGCAAGGACTTCTGGCACGAGGACCCGGACGCCCCGTTCGCCACCGCGGTCGCCGAGCACGTCGGCACCGACCACGAACGCGTGGTGCTCCAGACGAGCGACATGGTCGACCCGCTGGTCGAGGCGGCCGCGCTGCGCGCCCAGGACCTGCCGCGGCCGATCCCGGACATGGACCGCTCGCTGTTCCTGCTGCTGCGCTCGGTGCAGCAGCGGTCGAAGGTCGCCCTGATGGGGGAGATCGCCGACGAGCTGTTCGGCGGCTACAAGTCGTTCCGCGACCCCACGCTGGTCGACACCGGCAACTTCCCCTGGGTGAGCATGGGTTTCAAGGTCGCGCCGCACGGCATGGGCACCGGCCTGCTCGACCCGTCGCTGCTCAACAAGGTCGACGTCCGCGGCTACACCGCCGACCGGTACGCCGACACCCGGGCCGAAGTCCCGACCACGCCGGGGGAGTCGGCCGAGGACCGGGCCAAGCGCGGCATCAGCTACGCCCACCTGACCCGCTGGCTGCCGCTGCTGCTGACCCGTGACGACCGGCTGAGCATGGCCGTCGGCCTGGAACTGCGGGTGCCGTTCTGCGACCACCGGCTGGTCGAGTACGTGTTCAACATCCCGTGGTCGATGCAGACCGCCGACGACCGGGAGAAGAGCGTGCTCCGGGCCGCGGTCGCCGACCTGCTGCCGGAGCAGGTGCT encodes:
- a CDS encoding methyltransferase, translated to MDIKDGLLDVFSALLPPRQRVLALFTAKWTIGALRPIVELGIPELLAAGPQTADDLAAATSVDPDALYRVLRCCAAAGIFAETEGRTFAHTPASDALRMDVPDTIRDMFLFASDMMMWRPYEDVLHTVQTGETAFDHVFGMSFFEFLKANPDRSALFDRAMIQNRYPATNQILDEFDFGRFRKIADVGGGKGQFLADILTRFPESTGVLCDLPHVVVDAKPVFEAAGVAERVEIVDTDFFAEVTPGCDAYLIKHAMHNWNDTDAARIARTIRTAIGDDQNARLLIVDMVLTAPGGWDIGKLTDIEMLAALGGRERSADEWHRMLAAEGFEPANDPQPGNLAILEYRAKS
- a CDS encoding FAD-dependent monooxygenase, producing MKAPGKKAIVVGGGIGGLSAAAGLHRIGWDVTVLERHDTLREIGAGISLMPSAQKALDQLGVGDELRAIAAIVPPPGVRAPNGRRIMHGIDPLVMQQRGLVSVALLRADLLSVIGSAVPTASVITGAEATKVTEDGSVAYTKGDDHLSLQGDLVVVADGISSRLRRQLWPDAPAPSYSGHSVWQGATSRPVPHPEFSGNTWGRGHQFGRMPLAGGRVGWYAVANTPAGTRYDDEHAEVLRRFGSWHDPIPEIIRATEVVLHHDSNELRTPLSTFVQGRVALLGDAAHPMTSDIGQGACQAIEDAVVLCAHLQRANDLPTALKQYDEQRRPHTWKITEASHSMGKMTMLEHPLAVLLRDRVAGILPSGPAVKATADVGGWQPPTLDVNGGGK
- a CDS encoding NAD(P)H-binding protein, encoding MILVLGSTGNVGRELVAQLVAAGESVRAFTRTPEKFPSLPGCEAVGGDLDDTNTLSAAMEGADRVFVAVPAGPHSSTQDANVAEALTGSKVRHVVKLSSLDVLPPVDNLYAELLAAGERSLRESGVRCTVLRPTGFMTNAFQWLHSVKSQRTVYGMYGTIARALIDPADIAAVAVQMLRSEDGDNEIHALTGPQPLTMPEQVAILGSVLGEEISYVDAPPETVGEAMKQAGMDADFVAGMLTALGNTDPERGGVALPTVERITGRPPTSFAAWLTSNVSRFR
- a CDS encoding SDR family NAD(P)-dependent oxidoreductase, whose translation is MDLGLRDRRVLVTGATRGIGKAVALAFGAEGAKVAITYNSAADEAAKVVAQLGGEERSFAVPYDLRDMGSIDAAVDAVDDRWGGVDVLVANALYFTWEDPATTPTFENTEAEEWGSRLRANVDGTIRTAQLTLRGMRERKWGRIVILSSTTAHNGLPGSEIYSASKAAMHGFARGAMWGGEGSGVLVNVVAPGLTLTESAYEAMAASPITKGMADHELSITPSGRLSDPEDIARLIVFLGSEANGNVTGEVVRTAGGR
- a CDS encoding beta-ketoacyl-[acyl-carrier-protein] synthase family protein; amino-acid sequence: MTGRAVITGIGVVAPGGIGREAFWDLLTAGRTATRTISLFDPTGFRSRIAAECDFDPAAAGLSPQQIRRMDRAAQFAIVCTREALADSGIELGGLSPERIGVSIGSAVGCTMGLEEEYAVLSDAGQRWLVDHSYGVPHLYGYMVPSTLAVEVAWEVDAEGPVTLVSTGCTSGLDAVGHGVQLIAEGSADVVIAGATDAPLSPITSACFDAIKATSADNDDPSTASRPFDADRHGFVLGEGSAVLVLEEREAALRRGARIYAEISGFANRANGFHMTGLKPDGREMAEAIRVALDRARLDPTDVDYINAHGSGTKQNDRHETAAFKRSLGDHAYKVPVSSIKSMVGHSLGAIGSIEVAACALALQRQVVPPTANLRTRDPECDLDYVPLTAREHKTDAVLCVGSGFGGFQSAMVLGRG
- a CDS encoding TcmI family type II polyketide cyclase gives rise to the protein MHRTLIVARMDAADASAVADVFAESDNTELPHLIGVSRRTLFAFHDLYFHLVEADADINPDLYKARSTPLYKDINTKLGKYISPYDPNWKEPKDAMASPFYVWTPADGRVL
- a CDS encoding SDR family NAD(P)-dependent oxidoreductase, whose protein sequence is MVDTARSALVTGANRGLGRAVARRLHGLGLRVVVAGRDGRDARDVAEELGDGATGIELDVTDDESVQRAVKLAGPVDVLVNNAGIMSDQGYDPLTVPIDVVHRHLTVNALGALRVSQAFVPAMVERGWGRVVFVSSGTGSFTNGLFPGAPAYSLSKTAVNGVMQLLATATKGTGVLVNAVNPGLVKTRMAPQAHRSAWDASADIVDAAQLPDDGPTGAFLRHGKQTDW
- a CDS encoding nucleotide disphospho-sugar-binding domain-containing protein, translated to MRVLFTTWAWPSHLAAMTPLAWAFQSAGHEVLVAVQPSLLPTAAKCGLLAHPIGDDVDSVAMVRQYVLPSAAGGTAPSGGGKGPRALQMFLAHTEAMTDDLVEVTRRWAPDFVVFDTTTWAGPIAAAAAGVPPVRHLYGPDLLLRAGNLLPELLAPIADRHGVSHVDPMAAVAVDPTPPSLRFPGGGDRITMRHLPFTIDSRRIIDPPPDTGKPRVLVSWGHTIAKLDPALFPVGDIVRGLKGLDVVVAISAAQRDLLGPLPDGVTVVEDVPLDLLLPQCQLLIGHGGAATVLTGLAHGVPQLHVPQLPDHAGHSGRVEAAGAGIVLTRDEAVTGALRVEVEELLAGERERDNARRIAAEIAASATPAEVARSLVAAAESATIGLGSAPQPAATH
- the asnB gene encoding asparagine synthase (glutamine-hydrolyzing); translated protein: MCGITGWVDFERDMRLETSTVRTMAATMANRGPDAEGVWADRHAALGYRRLAVIDIPGGNQPMVAEESGQVLAVLAYNGEVYNFRTLRTELEGRGHRFRTASDTEVVLRAYLEWGEDCAERLEGMYAFAVWDPRNDTLLLARDRLGVKPLLYAKTGNGVVFGSEAKALLAHPQMDAVVDAEGLAELLGYIATPGHAVYRGMHEVQPGHVVTVKAGRITARRYWSLPAMEHTDDWDTTVSTVRELLAESVSAHLVSDVPLCTLLSGGLDSSAIVALAAKATGAKPTTFAVDFEGHEKRFRKDFWHEDPDAPFATAVAEHVGTDHERVVLQTSDMVDPLVEAAALRAQDLPRPIPDMDRSLFLLLRSVQQRSKVALMGEIADELFGGYKSFRDPTLVDTGNFPWVSMGFKVAPHGMGTGLLDPSLLNKVDVRGYTADRYADTRAEVPTTPGESAEDRAKRGISYAHLTRWLPLLLTRDDRLSMAVGLELRVPFCDHRLVEYVFNIPWSMQTADDREKSVLRAAVADLLPEQVLNRPKSPFPVTQDPGYGQVLRERFDAVVADPASPVRPLLDGPAAAALRDERRPIAVDGWGERRNVEMVLQLDSWLRHYRVRLDV